The genomic window GGATCGGCGTAACATCGAAACGCCGCACACTGAACCGCTTCTTCGCCAAATCAAGAAAGCTCATGGATTCTCCTTATCGGCAGGCTAGCACGACACGATCCCGATTTCCCAGATCCTGATGAATGTGCACCCCGTTAAAGCCGTGATGGCTTAAGCATTCCACAACCGGCGCGCCCTGGTCAAAACCTATTTCGAGGAAAATCCAGCCGCCCGGACGCAGCCTCTGCGCCGCCTGCTCCACCAATTTCCGGATCAGCTCCAGCCCATCGCCGCCGCCATCCAGGGCAGACATCGGCTCATGCTCCCGGATATGGCGCGGGAGGGTCGTGCAATCGGCCGTTGTAATGTAAGGCAGATTCGCCACAACCGCATCCAGTGAGCCCGCCTCAACCCCCTCCAGCAGATTTCCCAGCGTGAACCCGATGGCAGCCCCGACTCCATTCAATGCCGCATTCTCCCGGGCCAGGCTCAGCGCCGCTTCACTGGCATCCACCGCGAGGTAGCGGGCCTCAGGCCTAGCGATGGCCAGGCTGATCACAATGCATCCGGACCCCGTTCCCACATCCATAATCACAGGCTTTGCCACGCCCCACAATGGCTCGCAGGCCAGGATCCGGTCGATCAGGGTCTCGGTATCAGGCCGTGGAATCAATGCCCGCCGGTCGACCTTGAACCGGTGCCCCATGAACTCCGTGTCACCCAGGACATACTGCAGGGGTTCCCCCGCCCCCAGGCGCTTGAGGCCGGCCCGCAAGCTGACCAGATCGGGTTCAGACATCAGGGTTTCAAAGCGGATATACAGCTGGAGCCGGGGACATTTCAAGACATGGCTCATCAACTGTTCCATCACGAGGCGGGCAGGCT from bacterium includes these protein-coding regions:
- the prmC gene encoding peptide chain release factor N(5)-glutamine methyltransferase, whose product is MKTLLEVLQSGTGYLAERGVEPARLVMEQLMSHVLKCPRLQLYIRFETLMSEPDLVSLRAGLKRLGAGEPLQYVLGDTEFMGHRFKVDRRALIPRPDTETLIDRILACEPLWGVAKPVIMDVGTGSGCIVISLAIARPEARYLAVDASEAALSLARENAALNGVGAAIGFTLGNLLEGVEAGSLDAVVANLPYITTADCTTLPRHIREHEPMSALDGGGDGLELIRKLVEQAAQRLRPGGWIFLEIGFDQGAPVVECLSHHGFNGVHIHQDLGNRDRVVLACR